The Rhodopseudomonas palustris genome window below encodes:
- a CDS encoding accessory factor UbiK family protein yields MTQTNNRIFDEIGRLMNDAAGAAQGVKREVDSVVRSQAEKILRDLDIVKREEFEAVKDMARLAREENEALKARIAALEAKLGGGSEPPTAMA; encoded by the coding sequence ATGACCCAGACCAACAACCGGATTTTCGACGAGATCGGTCGTCTGATGAACGACGCCGCCGGCGCGGCGCAGGGCGTCAAGCGCGAGGTCGATTCGGTGGTGCGCAGCCAGGCCGAAAAGATCCTGCGCGACCTCGACATCGTCAAGCGCGAGGAATTCGAGGCGGTCAAGGACATGGCCCGGCTCGCCCGCGAGGAGAACGAAGCCCTCAAGGCGCGGATCGCGGCGCTCGAAGCCAAACTCGGCGGCGGCTCCGAGCCCCCGACCGCGATGGCGTGA
- a CDS encoding dienelactone hydrolase family protein: MIEHQIDIPTLDGRVSTFITHPERNGPHPVVMFFMDAPGIREELREMARRLGTCGYYVMLPSLYYRSGVFELGPIPADDEAPERKRMYELMGSLTIAMVMQDAKALLDFAAMQPAASKGPAGAVGYCMSGRYAISAATHFPDRVKAAASIYGTHLMTDAPDSPHRTARKADGELYFACAETDRWAPPEMVAALRDSLAADGIDAEVEIYPGTQHAFAFPQRPVYNRDAAERHWERLLALYRRRLQG, encoded by the coding sequence ATGATCGAGCATCAGATCGACATCCCGACCCTCGACGGCCGCGTCAGCACCTTCATCACCCATCCCGAACGCAACGGTCCGCATCCCGTGGTGATGTTCTTCATGGATGCGCCGGGCATCCGCGAGGAACTGCGCGAAATGGCGCGGCGGCTCGGGACCTGCGGCTATTATGTGATGCTGCCGAGCCTGTATTACCGCTCCGGCGTATTCGAGCTCGGCCCGATCCCCGCCGACGACGAGGCGCCCGAACGCAAGCGGATGTACGAATTGATGGGCTCGCTGACCATCGCGATGGTGATGCAGGACGCCAAGGCGCTGCTCGACTTCGCGGCGATGCAGCCCGCCGCCAGCAAGGGCCCGGCCGGCGCGGTCGGCTATTGCATGAGCGGGCGTTACGCCATCAGCGCCGCCACGCATTTCCCCGACCGGGTCAAGGCCGCGGCGTCGATCTACGGCACCCATCTGATGACCGACGCGCCGGACAGCCCGCACCGCACCGCGCGCAAGGCCGACGGCGAACTGTATTTCGCCTGCGCCGAGACCGACCGCTGGGCGCCGCCGGAGATGGTCGCCGCGCTGCGCGACTCGCTCGCCGCCGACGGCATCGACGCCGAGGTCGAAATCTATCCCGGCACGCAGCACGCCTTCGCCTTTCCGCAGCGGCCGGTCTACAATCGCGACGCGGCCGAACGGCATTGGGAACGACTTTTGGCGTTGTATCGGCGCAGGCTTCAGGGTTAA
- the lgt gene encoding prolipoprotein diacylglyceryl transferase encodes MPFFAIAFPVFDPVALAVGPFEIRWYALAYIAGILLGWLYARMLLQRERLWGGPAPITPVQFDDFILWVTIGIILGGRTGYVLFYNLDFFIANPAEIFVLWKGGMSFHGGFMGCVVAVMLFGWKRNVSIASLGDITCAVGPIGLFLGRIANFINGELWGRPADSTVPWAMVFPNAGPLPRHPSQLYEAGLEGLALFLILALMIRAGALKRPGLIIGAFLTFYGLGRIIGEFFREPDPQLGFLWGGTTMGMLLSVPMVIAGIVVMLAARRRAGAPPQPAGAKPGEATK; translated from the coding sequence ATGCCATTTTTCGCCATCGCCTTCCCCGTGTTCGATCCGGTGGCGCTCGCCGTCGGCCCGTTCGAGATCCGCTGGTATGCGCTGGCCTATATCGCCGGCATCCTGCTCGGCTGGCTGTATGCCCGGATGCTGCTGCAGCGGGAGCGGCTGTGGGGCGGGCCGGCGCCGATCACGCCCGTTCAGTTCGACGATTTCATCCTGTGGGTGACGATCGGCATCATTCTGGGCGGCCGCACCGGCTACGTGCTGTTCTACAATCTCGACTTCTTCATCGCGAACCCGGCCGAAATCTTCGTGCTGTGGAAGGGCGGAATGTCGTTCCACGGCGGCTTCATGGGCTGCGTGGTCGCGGTGATGCTGTTCGGCTGGAAGCGCAACGTGTCGATTGCCTCGCTCGGCGACATCACCTGCGCGGTCGGGCCGATCGGGCTGTTCCTCGGCCGCATCGCCAATTTCATCAACGGCGAATTGTGGGGCCGGCCGGCGGATTCCACCGTGCCGTGGGCGATGGTGTTCCCGAATGCCGGGCCGCTGCCGCGCCATCCGAGCCAGCTCTATGAGGCCGGTCTCGAGGGGCTGGCGCTGTTCCTGATCCTGGCGCTGATGATCCGCGCCGGCGCATTGAAGCGGCCGGGCCTGATCATCGGCGCATTCCTCACCTTCTACGGGCTCGGCCGCATCATCGGCGAGTTCTTCCGCGAGCCCGATCCGCAGCTCGGCTTCCTGTGGGGCGGCACGACCATGGGCATGCTGCTGTCGGTGCCGATGGTGATCGCCGGAATCGTCGTGATGCTGGCGGCGCGCCGCCGCGCCGGCGCGCCGCCGCAGCCCGCCGGCGCAAAACCCGGCGAGGCGACCAAGTGA
- a CDS encoding class I SAM-dependent methyltransferase, which yields MPVWRYMEICLAHPDYGYYVSRDPLGREGDFTTSPEISQMFGELIGLWTASVWKAVGEPGVLRLVEIGPGRGTMIADALRALRVLPPLYQSLSVHLVEINPVLREKQQATLAGIRNVHWHERFDEVPEGPAVVLANEYFDVLPIHQAVKRDGGWHERVVEISASGELVFGIAEDPIPRFDVLLPPLVRMAPAGAVFEWRPDSEIMAIAARLRDQSGAALIIDYGHVRSDVGDTFQAIARHSFADPLQNPGRADLTAHVDFQALGRAAEDIGARVHGPVTQGEFLKRLGIETRALSLMAKASAQVSEDIAGALKRLTGEGRGGMGSMFKVIGVSDPAISSLVALSDDLERAAEGQKA from the coding sequence ATGCCGGTGTGGCGCTACATGGAGATCTGCCTCGCCCATCCCGACTACGGCTACTACGTGTCGCGCGATCCGCTCGGCCGCGAGGGCGATTTCACCACCTCGCCCGAGATCAGCCAGATGTTCGGCGAACTGATCGGACTGTGGACCGCTTCGGTGTGGAAGGCGGTGGGTGAGCCGGGCGTGCTGCGGCTGGTCGAGATCGGCCCCGGCCGCGGCACGATGATCGCCGATGCGCTGCGGGCGCTGCGCGTGCTGCCGCCGCTGTATCAGTCGCTCAGCGTGCACCTGGTCGAGATCAACCCGGTGCTGCGCGAAAAGCAGCAGGCGACGCTGGCCGGGATCCGCAACGTGCACTGGCACGAGCGTTTCGACGAGGTGCCGGAAGGCCCCGCGGTGGTGCTCGCCAACGAATATTTCGACGTGCTGCCGATCCATCAGGCGGTGAAGCGCGACGGCGGCTGGCACGAGCGCGTGGTCGAGATCAGCGCCAGCGGCGAGCTGGTGTTCGGCATCGCCGAGGATCCGATCCCGCGCTTCGACGTGCTGCTGCCGCCGCTGGTGCGGATGGCGCCGGCCGGCGCGGTGTTCGAATGGCGGCCGGACAGCGAGATCATGGCGATCGCCGCGCGGCTGCGCGACCAAAGCGGTGCGGCGCTGATCATCGATTACGGCCATGTCCGCAGCGACGTCGGCGACACCTTCCAGGCGATCGCCCGCCACTCCTTCGCCGATCCGCTGCAGAATCCCGGACGCGCCGACCTCACCGCCCATGTCGATTTCCAGGCGCTGGGCCGCGCCGCCGAGGACATCGGCGCGCGCGTGCACGGCCCGGTGACGCAGGGCGAATTCCTCAAGCGGCTGGGGATCGAGACCCGGGCGCTGTCGCTGATGGCCAAGGCGAGCGCGCAGGTGTCCGAGGACATCGCCGGCGCGCTGAAGCGGCTGACCGGCGAAGGCCGCGGCGGGATGGGCTCGATGTTCAAGGTGATCGGCGTGTCCGACCCGGCCATCAGCTCGCTGGTGGCGCTGAGCGACGACCTCGAACGCGCCGCCGAGGGACAGAAGGCATGA
- the pgeF gene encoding peptidoglycan editing factor PgeF, protein MTIASQRLAAVPGLRHAFFSRAGGVSQGIYAGLNGGIGSNDDPAHVAENRRRMAQTMGVPPERFLTVHQVHSPDVAVAQTPWDSAARPKADAMVTAVPGLALGVTAADCGPVLFADPTARVIGAAHAGWKGALTGVLEATLDAMEGLGAARGRIIAAIGPLIRQPSYEVGAEFVARFAEADADYARFFIPAARPGHAMFDLGGFIRMRLENAGVAAVDDTGIDTYPDENFFSYRRSVHRAEPDYGRQIHAIVLEG, encoded by the coding sequence ATGACGATCGCCTCGCAGCGGCTCGCCGCCGTGCCCGGCCTGCGCCACGCCTTCTTCAGCCGCGCCGGCGGCGTGTCGCAGGGCATCTATGCCGGCCTCAATGGCGGCATCGGCTCGAACGACGATCCGGCGCATGTCGCCGAGAACCGGCGGCGGATGGCGCAGACGATGGGGGTGCCGCCGGAGCGGTTCCTCACCGTCCATCAGGTGCATTCGCCCGACGTCGCGGTGGCGCAGACGCCGTGGGACAGTGCCGCGCGCCCGAAGGCAGATGCGATGGTCACCGCCGTGCCGGGCCTGGCGCTCGGCGTCACCGCCGCGGATTGCGGACCGGTGCTGTTCGCCGACCCGACCGCGCGGGTGATCGGCGCCGCTCATGCCGGATGGAAGGGCGCGCTGACCGGCGTGCTGGAAGCAACCCTCGACGCGATGGAAGGCCTCGGCGCCGCGCGCGGCCGGATCATCGCGGCGATCGGCCCCTTGATCCGGCAGCCGAGCTATGAAGTCGGCGCCGAATTCGTCGCGCGCTTCGCCGAAGCCGACGCCGATTACGCCCGGTTCTTCATCCCGGCGGCGCGGCCGGGCCATGCGATGTTCGACCTCGGCGGCTTCATCCGGATGCGGCTGGAGAATGCCGGCGTGGCGGCGGTCGACGACACCGGCATCGACACCTATCCGGACGAGAACTTCTTCAGCTACCGCCGCTCGGTGCACCGCGCCGAGCCGGACTATGGCCGCCAGATCCACGCCATCGTGCTGGAAGGCTGA
- a CDS encoding ribose-phosphate pyrophosphokinase, protein MSWKNGSVKLVAGNSNPALARDIASWLNMSLTKASVRRFADNEVFVEIQENVRGSDVYIIQSTSFPTNDHLMELLIITDALRRASARRITAVIPYFGYARQDRKAGGRTPISAKLVANLITHAGTDRVMTLDLHAGQIQGFFDIPTDNLFASPVMVRDIKERFDLSKVAVVSPDVGGVVRARGLAKRINAPLAIIDKRRERAGESEVMNVIGEVEGYTCVLIDDIVDSGGTLVNAADALLANGAKEVYAYITHGVLSGGACARINSSKLKELVITDSIQPTEAVCNSANIRTLSIASLIAEAIGRTASEESVSSLFD, encoded by the coding sequence ATGTCGTGGAAAAACGGCTCCGTCAAGCTGGTCGCCGGCAATTCCAATCCGGCGCTGGCGCGCGACATCGCCTCGTGGCTGAACATGTCGCTGACGAAGGCCAGCGTTCGCCGCTTCGCCGACAACGAGGTGTTCGTCGAGATCCAGGAGAACGTCCGCGGCTCGGATGTCTACATCATCCAGTCGACGTCGTTCCCGACCAACGACCACCTGATGGAACTGCTGATCATCACCGACGCGCTGCGCCGTGCCTCGGCGCGCCGCATCACCGCGGTGATCCCGTATTTCGGCTACGCCCGCCAGGACCGCAAGGCCGGGGGACGCACGCCGATCTCGGCCAAGCTGGTCGCCAATCTGATCACCCATGCGGGGACGGATCGGGTGATGACGCTCGATCTGCATGCCGGCCAGATCCAGGGCTTCTTCGACATCCCCACCGACAACCTGTTCGCTTCGCCGGTGATGGTGCGCGACATCAAGGAGCGCTTCGACCTGTCGAAAGTCGCGGTGGTGTCGCCCGACGTCGGCGGCGTGGTGCGCGCCCGCGGCCTCGCCAAGCGCATCAATGCGCCGCTGGCGATCATCGACAAGCGCCGCGAACGCGCCGGCGAATCCGAAGTGATGAACGTGATCGGCGAGGTCGAGGGCTATACCTGCGTCCTGATCGACGACATCGTCGATTCCGGCGGCACGCTGGTGAACGCCGCCGACGCGCTGCTCGCCAACGGCGCCAAGGAGGTCTACGCCTACATCACCCACGGCGTGCTGTCCGGCGGCGCCTGCGCCCGCATCAATTCCTCGAAGCTGAAAGAGCTGGTGATCACCGACTCGATCCAGCCGACCGAAGCGGTCTGCAACAGCGCCAACATCCGCACCCTGTCGATCGCCTCGCTGATCGCCGAAGCGATCGGCCGCACCGCCTCCGAAGAGTCGGTGTCGAGCCTGTTCGACTGA
- a CDS encoding 6,7-dimethyl-8-ribityllumazine synthase: MTDTVTDPTDAPPSAPAAAYPRFARPQRVAFVQSSWHHDVVAECWEAFAREIVERGVDASQVDLFEVPGSFEIPLHVQTLAKTRRYTAIVAAGLVVDGGLTGFVAETVIKALMDVQLRTEVPVFSAVATPQAFESGDAQVAFFKQHFAAKGAEVAHACADTLLSLERLRGQVAAGIV; the protein is encoded by the coding sequence ATGACCGACACCGTGACCGATCCCACCGACGCGCCGCCGTCTGCGCCCGCGGCAGCGTATCCGCGGTTCGCGCGGCCGCAGCGCGTCGCCTTCGTGCAGTCGTCCTGGCATCACGACGTCGTGGCGGAATGCTGGGAGGCGTTCGCGCGCGAGATCGTCGAGCGTGGCGTCGACGCGTCGCAGGTCGATCTGTTCGAGGTGCCGGGCTCGTTCGAAATTCCGCTGCACGTGCAGACGCTGGCCAAGACGCGGCGCTACACCGCGATCGTCGCGGCCGGTCTCGTCGTCGACGGCGGCCTCACCGGCTTCGTCGCCGAAACGGTGATCAAGGCGCTGATGGATGTCCAGCTCCGCACCGAGGTGCCGGTGTTCTCGGCGGTGGCGACGCCGCAAGCGTTCGAGAGCGGCGACGCGCAGGTCGCCTTCTTCAAGCAGCACTTCGCCGCCAAGGGCGCCGAAGTCGCCCACGCCTGCGCCGACACGCTGCTCAGCCTCGAACGTCTGCGCGGGCAGGTGGCGGCGGGGATCGTGTGA
- a CDS encoding YbjN domain-containing protein, which produces MAILEGVFDSRNNPLEAVEDIAASNDLVFERSGEDEITIAAKGQWTDYTLSFTWMSEIEALHLACAFDMKVPSARRNETQRLIAAINEQLWVGHFDLWTHTGTIMFRQALVLPGGLSATSAQCETMLISSISACERYYPAIQFTVWAGKTASEAMSAAMFDTEGEA; this is translated from the coding sequence ATGGCCATCCTCGAAGGCGTCTTCGATTCCAGAAACAACCCGCTCGAGGCGGTCGAAGACATCGCCGCGTCGAACGATCTGGTGTTCGAACGATCCGGCGAAGACGAAATCACCATCGCGGCGAAGGGGCAGTGGACCGACTACACGCTGTCCTTCACCTGGATGAGCGAGATCGAGGCGCTGCATCTGGCCTGCGCCTTCGACATGAAGGTGCCGTCCGCACGCCGCAACGAGACCCAGCGGCTGATCGCGGCGATCAACGAGCAGCTCTGGGTCGGTCACTTCGATCTGTGGACGCATACCGGCACGATCATGTTCCGCCAGGCGCTGGTGCTGCCGGGCGGGCTGTCGGCGACCAGCGCGCAGTGCGAGACCATGCTGATCAGTTCGATCAGCGCCTGCGAGCGCTACTATCCGGCCATCCAGTTCACGGTATGGGCCGGTAAGACCGCGTCCGAAGCGATGTCGGCCGCGATGTTCGACACCGAAGGCGAAGCGTAA
- the proC gene encoding pyrroline-5-carboxylate reductase produces the protein MTTKPAPRPLAQLGGNLVLAGAGKMGGALLTGWLAQGLDGGEVVVIDPQPSDEIRALTGRGVRINASASDVGAVSTMVVAVKPQTFAAAASALRSYAGPSTLVVSVMAGIPIAALAAQIGGHVVRAMPNTPAAIGRGITVAVAASDVTDVQRATADALLRATGAVEWVDDESLIDAVTAVSGSGPAYVFLLAEELARAGVAAGLPEALATTLARATVAGSGELLHRSELDAATLRKNVTSPNGTTAAALDVLMADDGFRPLLTRAVAAAAKRSQELAK, from the coding sequence ATGACGACCAAACCAGCCCCGCGGCCGCTCGCTCAGCTCGGCGGCAATCTCGTGCTCGCCGGCGCCGGCAAGATGGGCGGCGCGCTGCTCACCGGCTGGCTGGCGCAGGGACTCGACGGCGGCGAGGTGGTGGTGATCGACCCGCAGCCTTCCGACGAGATCCGCGCGCTGACCGGCCGCGGCGTCCGCATCAATGCCTCGGCCTCCGACGTCGGCGCGGTGTCGACGATGGTGGTGGCGGTCAAACCGCAGACTTTTGCGGCCGCTGCCTCCGCACTGCGCAGCTACGCCGGTCCGTCGACGCTGGTGGTGTCGGTGATGGCCGGCATCCCGATCGCCGCGCTCGCCGCGCAGATCGGTGGCCACGTCGTCCGCGCGATGCCGAACACGCCGGCGGCGATCGGCCGCGGCATCACCGTGGCGGTCGCGGCCAGCGACGTCACCGACGTCCAGCGCGCCACCGCGGATGCGCTGCTGCGCGCCACCGGCGCGGTCGAATGGGTCGACGACGAGAGCCTGATCGACGCCGTCACCGCCGTCTCGGGCTCCGGCCCGGCCTATGTGTTTCTGCTCGCCGAAGAACTGGCCCGCGCCGGCGTTGCGGCGGGTCTTCCTGAGGCGCTCGCAACGACCCTCGCCCGCGCCACTGTCGCCGGCTCCGGCGAATTGCTGCATCGCTCGGAGCTCGACGCCGCGACGCTGCGCAAGAACGTCACCTCCCCCAACGGCACCACGGCTGCGGCACTCGACGTGCTGATGGCCGACGACGGCTTCCGCCCGCTGCTGACCCGCGCCGTCGCCGCGGCGGCGAAGCGGTCACAGGAACTGGCGAAGTAA